The DNA window gaatgtaaTAAATTGAACAGTATCAAatgcatcaaacatatggaaaccacatatttgactctgttccattaattccattccagccattacctcCTTCACAGGAGGGCTACTACCAACTCTACTACCCTTCACAGGAGTGCTACTACCCACTCTACTTCCCTTCACAGGAGGGCTACTACCCACTCTACTTCCCTTCACAGGAGGGCTACTACCCACTCTACTTCTCTTCACAGGAGGGCTACTACCCACTCTACTTCCCTTCACAGGAGGGCTACTACCCACTCTACTTCCCTTCACAGGAGGGCTACTACCCACTCTACTTCCCTTCACAGGAGGGCTACTACCCACTCTACTTCTCTTCACAGGAGGGCTACTACCCACTCTACTTCCCTTCACAGGAGGGCTACTACCCACTCTACTTCCCTTCACAGGAGGGCTACTACCCACTCTACTTCCCTTCACAGGAGGGCTACTACCCACTCTACTTCCCTTCACAGGAGGGCTACTACCCACTCTACTTCCCTTCACAGAAGGGCTACTACCCACTCTACTTCCCTTCACAGGAGGGCTACTACCCACTCTACTTCCCTTCACAGGAGGGCTACTACCCACTCTACTGCCCTTCACAGGAGGGTTCCTACCCACTCTACTTCTCTTCACAGGAGGGTTACTACCCACTCTACCTCCCTTCACAGGAGCAAGAGATATTACAAGCTATATTGCTCTGTGTTCAGTAATGCTTTGGTATACCCGTATCATGGAAATGAATCTTTCCCACTGATCAGGTGCATGTTAGCTGTCATCTCCGCCTTTAGGCCCCAACACTGTACAGGGGGTTTCCTCTCCCTCCTGAAgaaggacatttttttatttctacaattcTTAAAAGCTAACTCAACAAAAACATTGTTACttttacgagacgtgtttgtgcattagtagcacaatttctaacttatttacatttgctttgacttacacttgtatgttgacttctccatattGACGTTGAGGTTTTAAGTTTTGCCTGACTTTTCTTAGCAGATGTACAATCatcgcaaattgaattatggggcgtttcaggcccccgaagtgaacataattgtacactcccAAAAACTCCattaaaaacgagggctgagggacttacgttgcaaacttcccttacTTGACTAATCATTTGGACCAACGACAAATATGGCcgcggggattcccccaagggcataaggcgagggtaagtggacgagggtgtgtcttttctGAGATTGAAACGCAGCCCCAGTCTCCAAGCCGGTGGCCCTGTTTTGGGTATGGCTATGGTGCTTGGTATGCTTTTCACAGAAGCTGTTCAGCCACTGGCAAACGCTAAAAATAACCTTACAGCTGGCTGCACACTGAGTGGGCACACTGTGTGCTTGCCACCATACGTGATGGTTCCATACCCCATTGTTACGTTGGATTAGAGCCCCTATATAACCCTGCCTTTTCGGATTCTATCATTCCTATTGTTCTTTCCTGGTATTTTTGGTTTTACCCACCGATCCTTTTCTCACGGGGAGGAAGTGtctccatcatttatgtccaagtGTTTACTTCATGGGCATGACGCTAAGGCAACTCTTTTCAGACACTGGTTTTCTATGGCTTTGTATACCCCTGATTTGATATTATGTTTTTCACAGACGGTCTGGGCCTCTGAGGGATGAATCTGTCAGATTATCCTGGCTTTGGAGAGCATATTGGAGTTGGCTACATCCCATTGTGTGATGGCAAACGATTATTACTTATGTAACCCCGGTTCTCTGAGTGTCTCACTGCAGTTCCCTGCTTGCAAGAGCGCAAGGAAGAGGGACATGCTTTAGAATGACCAGAGAGCAGCTCCATGGCACTTTTTATTGAGGAGGCTCCCCTCCTCATTGGCCACATGACTTGTCTGTCCACGACAGACACTGTGTGATTGGATCTTCCGAATTCCCATTGTGAGACACCTCTATTATCAGAGAACTGGGGTTATGCAAGTAACCTTAAGTTTTAAAAGTGTCCTGACCAGTTCTATCTCTGTGTTCTTTATTCTAACAGAAAGTGGACTGTTCATTTGATCTTTGCTTTGGCTGGTCTTGCTCTCTCAGACCACGTTACTGGTAAGAAAACATTCAATTAAACCTTCTTATAAATGTGGGTGAATTTAGAACACTTCCATCAGTAACTACAGTTTAACAATAATGTCAATTTTTATAAAATGTGCACAATATGTTGTCTAGATACGATGGTTTCCATTTTAGTTTGATTTCAGGTTCAACGCAATAACAAAACAATGCATTACGGATTTCCTGCTTCACCTTTCTAGTTATCCAGTCTCTAAACTACACTGCAAACATTAAGAGAGGGAATTTGAGACTTTCATGGAGACACTTAACTAACCCATATAGAAGAACTGCAATGTTGGATGCTCACATAaacatgtatatacacacctttactttttccacattttgttgtcttacagcctaaatttaaaatggattcgaTGGATATTTTTTGTCACACCccttaatgtcaaagtgaaatgatATGTTCATTTTATTTGACtaattaatacaaaatgaaaagctgaaatgtcttgagtcaataagtattcaacccctttgttattgcaaatctaaataagtttaggagtaagACTTTacgaacaagtcacataataagatgCATGTGtgaaataataatgtttaacatgattttttttaatgaccacctcatctctgtacaccacacaatgcaaaataaatgtggcaaagcagttaactttttgtcctgaatacaaagtgttatgtttggggcaaatccaatacaacacattactgagtaccactctccatattttcaagcatagtggtggctgcaccatgttattagtgtgcttgtaatcgttaagggctggggagtttttcaggataaaaaaataaacagaatggagcgaagcacaggcaaaattctagaggaaaacctggttccaaGGCCAAATCTACCATGCAGTTGTTTACCaagagacagtgaatgttcctgagtggccgaattacagttttgacttagaacggcctgaaaatagttgtctagcaatgctcaacaaccaacttgacagagcttgaagaatgttgcacaattcaggtgtggaaagctcttagagacttgcccacaaagactcacagctgtaatcactgccaaaggttcttctacaaaatattaactcaggggtgtgagatatttctgtatttcattttcaataaatttgctaacatttctaaagacatgttttccctttgtcattatagtGTATTGTGCgtaaatatacagtactagtcaaacgtttggacacacctactcattcaagggtttttctttatttgtattattttctacattgttgaataatagtgaagatgtcaaaactattaaataacatatggaatcatgtagtaaccaaaaaagtgttaaacaaatcaaaatatatttgagattttacattcttcaaagtagccaccctttgcctagatgacagctttgcacactcttgccattctctcaaccagtttcataaggaatgcttttccaacagtcttgaaggagttcccacatatgctgagcacttgttggctgctttttcttcactctgcggtccaactcatcccaaaccatctcaattggtttgaggtcgagtgattgtggaggccaggtcatctgatgcagcactccatcactctccttctcggtcaaatagcccttacacagcctggaggtgtgttgggacattgtcctattgaaaaacaaatgatagtcccactaagcgcaaaccagatgggatggcgtatcgctgcagaatgctgtggtatccatgctggttacgtgtgccttgaattctaaataaatcacagacagtgtcaccagcaaagcacccccacaccatcactcctccatgcttcacggtgggaaccacacatgcagagatcatccgttcacctagtctgcgtattacaaagacacggcggttggaaccaaaaattgcaaatgtggactcatcagaaccaaaggacagatttccaccggtctaatgtcattgctcatgtttcttggcccaagcacatctcttcttctaattggtgccctttttctttgcagcaattcgacaatgaaggcctgatttacgcagtctcctctgaacagttgatgttgagatgtgtatgtcacttgaactctgtgtAGAATATATTTGGGCTGcgatctgaggtgcagttatctctaatgaacttatcctctgcagcagaggtaactctggatcttcctttcctgtgacggtcctcatgagagccagtttcatcatagcgcttgatggttgttgcgactgcaattgaagaaacgttcaaagttcttaattttccgcattgactgaccttcatgtcttaaagtaatgatggactgtcatttctctttgcttatttgagctgttcttgccataatatggacttggtcttttaccaaatagggctatcttctgtatactacccctaccttgtcacaacacaactgattggctcaaacgcattaggaaggaaatcaattccacaaattaacttttgacaaggcacacctgttaattgaaatgcattccagttgaatacctcatgaagctggttgagggaatgccaagagtgtgcaaagctgtcatcaaggcgaagggtggctactttgaagaatataaaatataaaatctattttgatatgtttaacacctttttgctTACTGTATGATTACATacgagttatttcatagttttgatgtcctcactattattccacaatgtagaaaatagtaaaaataaagaaaaaccctgagtaAATGTGTCagcttttgactagtactgtatgtatatacatacatacatacatacatacatacatacatacatacatacatacatacatacatacatacatacatacatacatacatacatacatacatatatatatatacagttgaagttggaagtttacatacaccttagccaaatacatttaaactcagtttttcacaatttctgacatttaatcctagtaaaaatgccctgtcttaggtcagttaagatcacatgtcagaataatagtagagaaaagtatttatttcagcttttatttctttcgtcacattcccagtgggtcagaagtttacatcactcaattagaatttggtagcattgcctttaaattgtttaacttgggtcaaatgtttcgggtagccttcccacaataagttgcgtgaattttggcccattcctcctgacagagctggtgtaactgagtcaggtttgtaggccttcttgctcgcacacgctttttcagttctgcccacatattttattttggattgaggttggggctttgtgatggccactccaataccttgactttgttagccttaagccattttgccacaactttggaagtatgcttggggtcattgtccatttggaagacccatttgcgaccaagctttaactcccatattgatgtcttgagattttgcttcaatatattcacataattttccttcctcatgaggccatctattttgtgaagtgcaccagtccctcctgcagcaaagcacccccacaccatgatgctgccacccccgtgcttcacggttgggatggtgttcttcggcttgcaagcctccccctttttcctccaaacatagcgatgatcattatggccaaacagttctatttttgtttcatcagaccagaggacatttctccaaaaagtacgatctttgtccccatgtgcagttgcaaactgtagtctggcttttttatggcggttttggagcagtggcttcttccttgctgagcggcctttcaggttatgtcgatataggactcgttttactgtggatatagatacttttgtacctgctccctccagcatcttcacaaggtcctttgctgtcgttctgggatttattttcacttttcgcagcaaagtacgttcatctctaggatacGTTCAtctcttcctgagcggtatgacagctgcgtgatcccatggtgtttatacctgcgttctattgtttgtacagatgaacgtggtaccttcaggtgtttggaaattgctctcaaggctgaaccagacttgtggaggttttttttctgaggtcttggctgatttcttttgatttacccatgatttcaagcaaagaggcaccaagtttgaaggttggccttgaaatacatccacaggtacacctccaattgactcaaatgatgtcaattagcctatcagaagcttctaaagccatgacatcgttttctggaattttccaacctgtttaaagtcacagtcaacttagtgtatgtaaacttctgacccactggaattgtgatacagtgaattataagtgaaataatctctctgtaaacaattgttggaaaaattactcgaTGCCCTAACTAacttccaaaactatagtttgttaacaagaaatttgtggagtggttgaaaaatgagttttaatgactccaaccgaagtgtatgtaaacttacgacttcaactgtatatatattttttaaatacattttgaattcagtttttaacacaacaaaatgtggaataagtcaaggggtttggATACTTTCTAATGGCACTATATGAATACACTATATCAACAGCACCCCTGAAACATAGTTAGTCAAATGCGTTCTAGACCAGACATGAGTAAATGTGTCAGTCTGACTATTTGTTGTGGGGCCATGCTAGAGGTTTAGACAGTTGACAGAATAAACCAAAGGCTTCTCAAATCCAAGCCAAAGTCATATCAATTCCCCAAACCTTTTCATGCCAAAGAACATTGTTTACTTACTGCCTTCTTCAAACACACATTCAATAACATCCACTTCAAACAGTATTTGAAAGACAGTAAACCCAATCAAAACCATTTACCAATTAAAACATATAATAGTAATATTGATCTTGTCCAGACCAATTTTATTACTGAAGAGTCCTAAAACAAGTTCAATGGTCAGACGTCTAACTCCAACTCACCCAATGTTTCGTTCTTCATTTATCAGATGTGAGTAACAGTGATACATCCACAAGCAGTGAGTCACCAATTCATTTAAATGGAAATGAAACACACTGACTACTGGGGATTTCCTGATAATTACAGTAGTTGGGATCAAAGTCACCCGTCCTTGTCTTCCAGATGGAGATACCAGCGTGGAAACCACAGGCACTCCTGATGCCCCTGATGCCCCAGGTGAGGCCTAGGAGTAAAATAAACAAAGGTCATTAGAGTGCAGGATGTAGTTATTATGATTAGTTATGAGGATGCATGGCAATTTGTATTTCAATTTAATGCAGTAGAATATTTTCTCACAGGCAAGTTCTGCATGCTGTGCTGTACTGAAGACTGCATCGAGGAAAGCAGCCATGTAGGGAGCCAAGGTTGTTGGATGCCCTGTATGGAGGCATGTTGGAAGGAATGTATGGAGCCCTATATGGATCTCTGTATGGAGCCCTGTACACAGGATTCGTCGAAGGTGTGCAACAGTAAGGGGGACATTAATGAGGACGGTAAGGGGGACGGTAAGGGAGACGGTAAGGGAGACGGTAAGGGAGACGGTAAGGGAGACAGTAAGGAGGACGGTAAGGGAGACGGTAAGGGAGACGGTAAGGGAGACGGTAAGGGAGACGGTAAGAGGGACGGTAAGGGAGACGGTAAGGGAGACGGTAAGGGAGACGGTAAGAGGGACGGTAAGGGAGACGGTAAGGGAGACGGTAAGGGAGACGGTAAGAGGGACGGTAAGGGAGACGGTAAGGAGGACGGTAAGGGAGACGGTAAGAGGGACGGTAAGGGAGACGGTAAGGAGGACAGTAAGGGAGGCAGTAAGGGAGACGGTAAGGGGGACGGTAAGATGGACGGTAAGGGAAGCAGTAAGGAGGACGGTAAGGGAGACGGTAAGGGAGACAGTAAGGGAGGTAGTAAGGGAGGCAGTAAGGAGGACAGTAAGGGAGACGGTAAGGGAGGCAGTAAGGGAGGCAGTAAGGGAGGCAGTAAGGAGGAAAGTAAGGAGGACAGTAAGGAGAACGGTAAGGGAGACAGTAAGGAGGACAGTAAGGAGGACAGTAAGGGAGACGGTAAGGGAGGCAGTAAGGGAGGCAGTAAGGGAGGCAGTAAGGAGGACAGTAAGGAGGACAGTAAGGAGGACGGTAAGGGAGACAGTAAGGAGGACAGTAAGGGAGGCAGTAAGGAGGACAGTAAGGGAGACGGTAAGGGAGGCAGTAAGGGAGGCAGTAAGGGAGGCAGTAAGGAGAATGGTAAGGGAGACGGTAAGGGAGACGGTAAGGGAGACGGTAAGGGAGACGGTAAGGGAGCCGGTAAGGGAGCGGGTAAGGGAGACGGTAAGGAAGGCAGTAAGGAGGACAGTAAGGAGGACAGTAAGGGAGGCAGTAAGGAGGACGGTAAGGGAGACGGTAAGGGAGACGGTAAGGGAGACGGTAAGGGAGACGGTAAGGGAGCCGGTAAGGGAGCGGGTAAGGGAGACGGTAAGGAAGGCAGTAAGGGAGACAGTAAGGAGGACAGTAAGGGAGGCAGTAAGGAGGACGGTAAGGGAGACAGTAAGGAGGACAGTAAGGGAGGCAGTAAGGAGGACGGTAAGGGACACGGTAAGGGAGGCAGTAAGGGAGGCAGTAAGGAGGACAGTAAGGAGGACAGTAAGGAGGACAGTAAGGGAGGCAGTAAGGGAGGCAGTAAGGAGGACGGTAAGGGAGACGGTAAGGGAGACGGTAAGGGAGGCGGTAAGGGAGGCGGTAAGGAGGACGTTAAGGAGGACAGTAAGAGGGACAGTAAGGGAGACAGTAAGGAGGACAGTAAGAGGGACAGTAAGGGAGACAGTAAGGAGGACAGTAAGAGGGACGGTAAGGAAGTCGATAAGGGAGACGGTAAGGGAGGCGGTAAGGGAGGCGGTAAGGGAGGCGGTAAGGAGGATGTTAAGGAGGACAGTAAGAGGGACGGTAAGGAAGTCGATAAGGGAGTCAATAAGGGAGACAGTAAGGGGGATAGTAAGGGGGATAGTAAGGGAGCCGGTAAGGAAGTCGATAAGGGAGACGGTAAGGGGGAAAGAAAAAGACAGTAAGTGTGAGTGTAGTCTAACATTGCTCTTAAGTTCCTTAACCCTCTCTTGGTCCTCAAAATGGGGAAGGTGTCTACAGAGATACAATTTAATTATTATGCTGTTTTGATGTACATAACATTTTTGCCCACTTTTtgactgttttgttgttgtttttaatttCCTGATGTTTTGAGATCCTCTCTAGTGTTTACAGAACATAAGGGTCTGATTGGTGAAATCAATGCTAGCAGTAATATACAGAATGACAATGTATGAGAAGAAATGTGTCCAATTCCAATGATAATGAGTACATGATGCGTGAGATGTTCATTAAAGAATCATTTCTGTAATGTGGATGTTTGCCACTCTGCACAACCTGACTCCAGGGCTATGCCTCTCCCCCTTCAGAAGAAGGCCTCTGTCAG is part of the Salmo trutta chromosome 34, fSalTru1.1, whole genome shotgun sequence genome and encodes:
- the LOC115173244 gene encoding protein qua-1-like, which gives rise to MLSRKWTVHLIFALAGLALSDHVTDVSNSDTSTSNGDTSVETTGTPDAPDAPGKFCMLCCTEDCIEESSHVGSQGCWMPCMEACWKECMEPYMDLCMEPCTQDSSKVCNSKGDINEDGKGDGKGDGKGDGKGDGKGDSKEDGKGDGKGDGKGDGKGDGKRDGKGDGKGDGKGDGKRDGKGDGKGDGKGDGKRDGKGDGKEDGKGDGKRDGKGDGKEDSKGGSKGDGKGDGKMDGKGSSKEDGKGDGKGDSKGGSKGGSKEDSKGDGKGGSKGGSKGGSKEESKEDSKENGKGDSKEDSKEDSKGDGKGGSKGGSKGGSKEDSKEDSKEDGKGDSKEDSKGGSKEDSKGDGKGGSKGGSKGGSKENGKGDGKGDGKGDGKGDGKGAGKGAGKGDGKEGSKEDSKEDSKGGSKEDGKGDGKGDGKGDGKGDGKGAGKGAGKGDGKEGSKGDSKEDSKGGSKEDGKGDSKEDSKGGSKEDGKGHGKGGSKGGSKEDSKEDSKEDSKGGSKGGSKEDGKGDGKGDGKGGGKGGGKEDVKEDSKRDSKGDSKEDSKRDSKGDSKEDSKRDGKEVDKGDGKGGGKGGGKGGGKEDVKEDSKRDGKEVDKGVNKGDSKGDSKGDSKGAGKEVDKGDGKGERKRQ